A single window of Engraulis encrasicolus isolate BLACKSEA-1 chromosome 20, IST_EnEncr_1.0, whole genome shotgun sequence DNA harbors:
- the LOC134436817 gene encoding ran GTPase-activating protein 1-like, with translation MSGKKATSKKKNVAGPTKMTAQQAAEWILQSSDEESDAGSMSSVDSVAFLEGLDPALEISSDADWLPEQEEEEGEEEESQVEKEGQRVGEEEGDDQPSTSSPTTTRARKRKAAQPSSATPATKRGRGRGRGQGR, from the exons ATGTCTGGTAAGAAGGCAACGAGCAAGAAGAAGAATGTTGCTGGCCCAACTAAGATGACTGCTCAACAGGCAGCCGAATGGATTTTACAATCCAGCGACGAAGAGTCCGACGCAGGGAGCATGTCATCGGTTGACTCTGTGGCATTTTTGGAAGGACTCGATCCAGCCTTGGAGAT ATCCTCTGATGCAGACTGGCTCcctgaacaggaggaggaggagggggaggaggaggagagccaggtggagaaagaggggcagagagttggtgaggaggaaggagacgatCAACCATCAACCTCTTCGCCGACTACCACCAGAGCAAGGAAGAGGAAAGCAGCGCAGCCATCCAGCGCCACACCTGCCaccaagagaggcagaggaagagggagaggacagggaagGTGA